Within the Scytonema millei VB511283 genome, the region CGTGCTTGGGTAAATTAGCAAAACAAGAGTTGATGAATTGGTGGGGTTTTGCCGAGAGGAGATTGAGCGGATACCGCTTTGCGAGTTCGGGGTTACTAGATGCAGATTCCCGTTGTGGCGTGTAAGTAGGCAACGGATCGATTGGTTCTCCTGGTTGATATTCTGAATATCCCTGACGAAACGCAGGCAAGACGAAGTTACTATCTACTTGTGCAGTAGCCAGAAATTCGCATTTACCTGACGGTGTGGGAAAATTGCCTTGGGCATGAGGAACGAGATCGACCTTTAACTTGCCATAGCCCTGCTGCTGGAGCGATTCCATACTCATGTCTTGCATGACGGGTGCTGACCAGTCGAGGACTTCCATCGCCAGTTGTTCGTCAGTCAATTTGAAACATTCTTCCTCAAAACCCATCCGCGCAGCCAAACGACGGAATAATTCAGTGTTGGGAACAGCTTCACATAAAGGCGCGATCGCGGGTTGGTTTAATGTTACATAGGTATGACCCCAGGAAAACATCAAATCTAAATTTTCAACTTGAGTCGTTGCAGGTAGAAGAATATCGGCGTAGTCGGCAGTATCGGTCATAAAATGTTCGCTGACTACCGTAAATAGATCTTCCCGTGCCAAGCCAGCCACAATCTTGTCTTGTTCTGCCGACTGCGTGACGGGGTTGCAGTTATAAACAAATAGAGCCTGAATCGGTGAGTCGAGACTCATTTCTCCCGTCAGTGCTGCTCCCAATTGCCACAAGTTAATTAATCGCGTCCCAGGCTGAATAAATTCAGGGCGATGCACGACTTCCCAACGGATGGGGAAGGGCCACATCGGAGCTTGGAGTAATCCACCGCCTAAATGTCGCCAAGCACCGACTAAAGCAGGTAAACAACAAATGGCTCTGACTCCCTGACCGCCACCCGCCTGTTTTTCTAGCGCCACTCCCAGACGAATTACGGATGGCTGGTTAGAAGCATATTCCCTTGCTAGTGTCAAGATATCTGACACGGGAATACCTGTGATTTGGGCAACTTTCTCAGGAGGATACTGGGCGACTCGCTCTTTCAGTTCGGCATAGCCGAGAGTATACTTTTCCACATACTCAGCATCGACCAGATTTTCGCTAATAATAACGTGCATCATTCCCAAAGCCAGCGCCCCATCTGTACCTGGTCGTAAGGGGATATGCCAGTCAGACTGGTTGGCGGTGCGAGTGCGTACTGGGTCAATTGAAACTAATTTCGCCCCGTTTTTACGTGCCTCTTGAATAAAAGACCATAAATGTACGTTGGTGCTGAGAGCGTTGCAACCCCAGAGAATGATGTATTTAGAATGCTTGAACGTATCGGGGTCAGTACCGTGAGTCAGTCCGCAAGTCATCATGTAAGCGGTACTGGTACAGGAGGCGCAAAAGGTACGTTCGCTAATCGTTGCACCTAAGCGATTGAAGAAAGCATCGCCCACAGTTAAGCCATTCAGCAGCCCTTCATGACCGAGATAGCTGCAAGGCATAATTGCCTCAGCCCCATATTCGTTAATAATTTGCTTAAAGCGATTAGCAATCTCATCTAAAGCATCATCCCAAGAAATGCGCTCGAACTGCTTGCTACCCTTCGCACCCACGCGCCGCATTGGGTACAGGATGCGATCGCTACTATAAACTCGATCTAGATAATCGCTCACTTTGCCGCAGAGCGTACCACGGGTAAAAGGATGGTCTGGATTCCCTTCTACCTTAGTAGCGCGACCGTTTTCCACTGTAACTAACATCGCGCAAGTATCGGGGCAATCGTGGGGACAAGCACCAAAGACTACCGACTTCTCATTTGCTGACTTCTCACTGGCAGTACTGACCATAGATCTATCTCTGCAAGAGCGAATGTTTGATATCTCAAGATCGAATCAGTAATTGTGTCGCGATATGTGTAAGCAAATTTACAGTTACTTGCTTGTCTCATGAATTCTTAACAAATTAGTGAATAGTGAGTCGTGTATCGTTCAGTATGATATCGAAATACTAGAAACTGCGAGCAAGTACTTTTAACTATAATTAGCTAAAAATTTAAAAAATTAATAGAGTTTGATAATAGCAATGATAGTTAGAAAATTAGCAAAAACTGATGCAGAAGATTATAGACAAATTCGATTAGAAGCTTTATACAACAATCCAGATTCCTTCGGTACGACGTACCATGAAGAAACAATTAGAACGATAAATGAATTTAGAAACAGAATGCCAGAAGGCAATAACAACTTTATATTAGGCTGCTATGAAAAGCAAGAGTTAATTGGCATAATCGCATTCCATCAAGAGGAAAGAATAAAAGTAAGACATAAAGCCTATATTCGTAGTATGTATGTCAAACAACAATATCGCGGACAAGGTATAGGTAAATTACTCTTGGGTAAATTGATTGACATAGCAAAAGCTATCAATGAAATAGAAATATTATTGCTTGATGTCGTTACAAATAATATGCCAGCAGAACAACTTTATTTATCGTTTGGTTTTCAAGTCTATGGAATAGAAACAATGGCATATAAGTTTAACGATCGCTATTTCGATCTAAAATTTATGTTTCTACGGATTAAATAAGCTGATACTCGGTTAGCTACTGATAACTGTCAACTGATAACTGTCAACTGATAACTGTCAACTGATAACTGTCAACTGATAACTGTCAACTGATAACTGTCAACTGATAACTGTCAACTGATAACTGTCAACTGATAACTGTCAACTGATAACTGTCAACTGATAACTGTCAACTGCCCTTTATCTGCATCTAAAGTTGCGGGAATACCAACGGGTAACGCGGCATTAACTCCATCGTGACCGAAGGGTAAATCGGAAACTATAGGAAGATTTAAATCGCTCAGGCGATCGCGCAATACTTCCTCTATAGTTAAACTAGAAATATTGGCTGGTGCTTCGCAACGGCTAAAGCGTCCTAAAGCAATACCTTTAACCTGAGTAAATGCACCACTCAAACGCCATTGTGTCAACAGGCGATCGATCCGATACGGTGCTTCGGTAACATCTTCTAAGGCAAGAATCACATCATCAAAATTCGGTTGAATCGACGTACCCAGGAGATGAGTCGCAACAGTCAGATTTGCTGGTAGCAACACACCCGTCATCACGCCACCACCCCAACCTGTACCCTGGAGGGGAGGTAGAGGACGACCTTCCACCCAATCAAATAATCTTTGTCTAGACCAATCTGGTTCCCCTGCTAGCGTCGTCAATACAGGTGCATGAACTCCTGAAATCCCTTCTTTACTCAGACTCCAGAGTAAAGCCGTGATGTCGGAAAAACCAATCAACCATTTGGGTAATGATATAGGGGCGCACAGCTGTGCGCCCCTGCCAACCATCCACGTCCAA harbors:
- a CDS encoding GNAT family N-acetyltransferase, producing MIVRKLAKTDAEDYRQIRLEALYNNPDSFGTTYHEETIRTINEFRNRMPEGNNNFILGCYEKQELIGIIAFHQEERIKVRHKAYIRSMYVKQQYRGQGIGKLLLGKLIDIAKAINEIEILLLDVVTNNMPAEQLYLSFGFQVYGIETMAYKFNDRYFDLKFMFLRIK
- a CDS encoding molybdopterin-containing oxidoreductase family protein; its protein translation is MVSTASEKSANEKSVVFGACPHDCPDTCAMLVTVENGRATKVEGNPDHPFTRGTLCGKVSDYLDRVYSSDRILYPMRRVGAKGSKQFERISWDDALDEIANRFKQIINEYGAEAIMPCSYLGHEGLLNGLTVGDAFFNRLGATISERTFCASCTSTAYMMTCGLTHGTDPDTFKHSKYIILWGCNALSTNVHLWSFIQEARKNGAKLVSIDPVRTRTANQSDWHIPLRPGTDGALALGMMHVIISENLVDAEYVEKYTLGYAELKERVAQYPPEKVAQITGIPVSDILTLAREYASNQPSVIRLGVALEKQAGGGQGVRAICCLPALVGAWRHLGGGLLQAPMWPFPIRWEVVHRPEFIQPGTRLINLWQLGAALTGEMSLDSPIQALFVYNCNPVTQSAEQDKIVAGLAREDLFTVVSEHFMTDTADYADILLPATTQVENLDLMFSWGHTYVTLNQPAIAPLCEAVPNTELFRRLAARMGFEEECFKLTDEQLAMEVLDWSAPVMQDMSMESLQQQGYGKLKVDLVPHAQGNFPTPSGKCEFLATAQVDSNFVLPAFRQGYSEYQPGEPIDPLPTYTPQRESASSNPELAKRYPLNLLSAKPHQFINSCFANLPKHAKLQGEPRVIIHPDDAAKRGIANGQVVKVFNDRGSFQVPAIVSDMTRSGVAIAPLGYWRKLSLANNTINAATSSAFADMGHAAAVGDALVEVIAL
- a CDS encoding S66 peptidase family protein; this translates as MFICQPPPPLKPGDLLKVIAPSGALREMAAFEKGIEIWRSRGYQVKVSPTIGDTFGYLAGTDASRRQQLLDAWQDPDCRGILCARGGYGGMRILEDWTWMVGRGAQLCAPISLPKWLIGFSDITALLWSLSKEGISGVHAPVLTTLAGEPDWSRQRLFDWVEGRPLPPLQGTGWGGGVMTGVLLPANLTVATHLLGTSIQPNFDDVILALEDVTEAPYRIDRLLTQWRLSGAFTQVKGIALGRFSRCEAPANISSLTIEEVLRDRLSDLNLPIVSDLPFGHDGVNAALPVGIPATLDADKGQLTVIS